From one Candidatus Limnocylindrales bacterium genomic stretch:
- a CDS encoding NAD-dependent epimerase/dehydratase family protein has translation MKALVTGVAGFIGSTLAEQLVAGGHDVVGIDCFLDYYPRELKERNLSGLSKNPRFRFVEESLVDADLGSLVSGVDWVFHQAAQAGVRSSWGEDFRIYSDNNVYATQRLLEACRGGALRKFVYASSSSIYGDTDDLPMRETSIPKPVSPYGVSKLAAEHLVWLYSKNFGLPTVSLRYFTVYGPRQRPDMAFHRFIRAAIEDKPIVLYGDGEQSRDFTFVADIVQANVSAAESEATGTVYNLGGGSRTTVNEVIDTIGRLVGRTVRVDRRETQKGDVRHTAADTSAARREIAFAPKVTLDEGLERQVAWQKSL, from the coding sequence GTGAAGGCACTGGTTACCGGTGTCGCCGGGTTCATCGGTTCGACGCTCGCCGAGCAGCTCGTGGCCGGCGGGCATGACGTCGTCGGGATCGACTGCTTCCTCGATTACTACCCGCGCGAGCTCAAGGAGAGAAACCTTTCGGGCCTCTCGAAGAACCCCCGCTTTCGCTTCGTCGAGGAGAGCCTCGTCGATGCCGACCTCGGCTCGCTGGTCAGCGGCGTCGACTGGGTCTTCCACCAGGCCGCCCAGGCGGGCGTGCGCTCGAGCTGGGGCGAAGACTTCCGGATCTACAGCGACAACAACGTCTACGCGACGCAGCGCCTGCTCGAGGCCTGCCGCGGCGGCGCGCTGCGCAAGTTCGTCTACGCGTCGTCCTCGTCGATCTACGGCGACACCGACGATCTTCCGATGCGCGAGACCAGCATCCCGAAGCCGGTCTCGCCGTACGGCGTCAGCAAGCTCGCCGCCGAGCACCTGGTCTGGCTGTACTCGAAGAACTTCGGGCTGCCGACGGTCTCGCTGCGCTACTTCACCGTGTACGGACCGCGCCAGCGGCCGGACATGGCGTTCCACCGCTTCATCCGCGCGGCGATCGAGGACAAGCCGATCGTGCTCTACGGCGACGGCGAGCAGTCGCGCGACTTCACGTTTGTCGCGGACATCGTCCAGGCGAATGTTTCGGCGGCCGAATCCGAAGCGACGGGCACGGTCTACAACCTCGGCGGCGGAAGCCGCACGACTGTCAACGAAGTGATCGACACCATCGGCCGGCTGGTCGGCCGCACGGTGCGCGTGGACCGCAGGGAAACGCAGAAGGGCGACGTGCGGCACACTGCGGCCGATACCAGTGCCGCGCGCCGCGAAATCGCTTTCGCGCCGAAAGTGACGCTCGACGAAGGTCTCGAGCGCCAGGTCGCATGGCAGAAGAGTCTGTGA